A window of Vigna unguiculata cultivar IT97K-499-35 chromosome 4, ASM411807v1, whole genome shotgun sequence contains these coding sequences:
- the LOC114182388 gene encoding plastidial pyruvate kinase 2 yields the protein MAQVAVSRSIQGTLLCPSSGSARDRSQNLLKPPSFASTVLPPHGNNNKRSQVAPRSFQISARKSAPSEVIPVSPEDDPKIEQHLQHLRGVQPFGENSVGMWSKPTFRRKTKIVCTIGPSTNTKEMIWKLAEAGMNVARLNMSHGDHASHQKVIDLVKEYNAQSKDNVIAIMLDTKGPEVRSGDLPQPIILNPGQEFTFTIQRGVGTADCVSVNYDDFVNDVEVGDMLLVDGGMMSMVVKSKTEDSVKCEVVDGGELKSRRHLNVRGKSATLPSITEKDWDDIKFGVDNKVDFYAVSFVKDAEVVHELKNYLKRSGVDIHVIVKIESADSIPNLHSIITASDGAMVARGDLGAELPIEEVPLLQEEIINLCRSMGKAVIVATNMLESMILHPTPTRAEVSDIAIAVREGSDGIMLSGETAHGKFPLKAVKVMHTVALRTEATIPGGQMPPNIGPVFKNHMSEMFAYHATMMSNTLGTSTVVFTRTGFMAILLSHYRPSGTVFAFTDEKRVQQRLALYQGVCPIYMEFCDDSEATFKRALDLLLKQGMVKEGEEVALVQSGRQPIWRFQSTHNIQVRKV from the exons ATGGCTCAGGTCGCGGTCTCACGATCCATTCAAGGCACCCTTTTGTGTCCCTCTTCTGGATCTGCACGTGACAGGTCTCAAAACCTGTTAAAGCCTCCATCTTTTGCTTCCACGGTGTTACCTCCCCATGGGAACAATAACAAACGCTCCCAAGTCGCCCCCAGAAGCTTTCAGATCAGTGCAAGGAAATCTGCCCCTTCTGAAGTCATCCCAGTGTCACCCGAAGATGACCCAAAG ATTGAGCAGCATTTGCAACATTTACGCGGGGTGCAGCCATTTGGGGAGAATTCGGTTGGGATGTGGTCTAAGCCCACGTTTAGGCGCAAGACAAAGATCGTGTGTACCATTGGACCTTCTACCAATACCAAGGAAATGATTTGGAAGCTGGCTGAGGCTGGTATGAACGTTGCTCGATTGAATATGTCTCATGGGGACCATGCTTCTCATCAGAAAGTCATTGACTTGGTTAAGGAATATAATGCTCAAAGCAAGGACAATGTGATTGCAATCATGCTTGACACTAAG GGTCCTGAAGTTAGAAGTGGGGATTTGCCACAACCTATTATATTGAATCCTGGGCAGGAATTCACTTTTACTATTCAGAGAGGTGTTGGAACTGCCGATTGTGTTAGTGTGAACTACGATGATTTTGTCAATGATGTGGAAGTGGGGGATATGCTTCTTGTTGATG GTGGTATGATGTCTATGGTGGTTAAGTCTAAGACAGAGGATTCTGTGAAATGTGAAGTTGTTGATGGAGGAGAGCTCAAGTCTAGGCGACATTTGAATGTTAGAGGAAAAAGTGCTACACTGCCTTCAATCACTG AGAAGGATTGGGATGATATCAAGTTTGGAGTTGATAACAAAGTTGACTTCTATGCTGTTTCCTTTGTTAAGGATGCTGAAGTTGTTCATGAACTGAAGAATTATTTGAAGA GAAGTGGTGTTGATATACATGTCATTGTAAAAATTGAAAGTGCAGACTCTATACCAAATTTGCACTCAATTATCACTGCATCTGATGGG GCCATGGTTGCCAGAGGAGATCTTGGTGCTGAGCTCCCTATTGAAGAGGTTCCACTTTTGCAG GAAGAGATAATCAACTTGTGCCGTAGCATGGGAAAGGCGGTTATTGTGGCAACAAATATGCTAGAAAGCATGATTCTTCATCCAACTCCAACCAGAGCAGAGGTGTCAGATATAGCAATTGCTGTTCGAGAAGGCTCAGATGGAATAATGTTGTCTGGAGAAACAGCTCATGGAAA GTTCCCACTAAAAGCCGTAAAAGTAATGCATACAGTAGCATTGCGGACAGAAGCCACTATTCCGGGTGGTCAAATGCCACCTAACATTGGTCCAGTGTTCAAG AACCATATGAGTGAGATGTTTGCTTACCATGCAACAATGATGTCTAACACCCTTGGAACTTCAACTGTTGTCTTCACTAGAACGGGTTTCATGGCTATCTTATTGAGCCACTATCGTCCTTCTGGCACCGTATTTGCTTTTACAGATGA GAAGAGGGTGCAGCAGAGACTTGCTTTGTATCAAGGAGTCTGTCCCATATACATGGAATTTTGTGACGATTCTGAAGCAACCTTCAAAAGAGCCTTGGACCTTCTGCTG AAGCAAGGAATGGTGAAGGAAGGAGAAGAAGTAGCACTTGTACAAAGTGGTAGGCAACCCATATGGAGGTTCCAATCCACGCACAATATTCAGGTTAGGAAAGTGTAA